In Nakamurella antarctica, the following are encoded in one genomic region:
- a CDS encoding PP2C family protein-serine/threonine phosphatase, with the protein MNHTLRYVARTDRGLLRANNQDSVFAGDRLLVVADGMGGHVAGDTASRLAVAAFAPLDAVDPTGVDLLGPLEKAVHDGNNAISEMVLADPDLEGMGTTVTALLFDGKRLGVAHVGDSRAYLWRGGVLSQITHDDTFVQSLIDEGRITEDEASRHPQRSLLLRALNGGESEPTLQMREANVGDRYLVCSDGLCGVISAEAIADTLASYETIEAADRLIELALRGGGPDNVTVIVADVVDVGSEINDDSGISTGGIDPLDADATGPLGGIKFTRRMPRIALPQELSVSELAAQAAAARPGDAGAEPLPGSSGGPAGPDTDDGTDADLDADGDLESDPDRERDERDAQLAASELRASLMGPPPSRTRRWMRRAGFGLAMVVLLIVGAVLGIKWVGTRYFVADNAGQVTVFRGVDGSVLGAELSSAQENSCLGLGGDCVPIYTADLVPAARDQVIAGINASDLQDARAIVVRLNGQLLPLCPEPGAQALGSGATGTNTPSSTAASGSSGSTTPAVENPPVPSGLGFTPANEPGMTGTGNNSVPGPSAATDSESGSAANGSAGGDFGNTGGIIIGAGTAASAAAVTGASSTTPSDAATADAAGGAAGTTDFTTATTATTATTSTTATTATTVLTPTVSGSTISAPAAVPGVSCRVAR; encoded by the coding sequence ATGAACCACACCCTGCGATATGTAGCGCGAACCGACCGCGGCCTCTTGCGAGCGAACAACCAAGACTCCGTTTTCGCTGGCGACAGGCTGCTCGTAGTCGCCGACGGCATGGGCGGCCACGTGGCCGGCGACACTGCGTCCCGGCTGGCAGTGGCCGCGTTCGCACCGCTGGACGCAGTCGACCCGACAGGCGTGGACCTCCTCGGCCCACTCGAGAAAGCGGTCCACGACGGCAACAATGCCATCTCCGAAATGGTACTCGCGGACCCCGACCTCGAAGGCATGGGAACAACTGTCACCGCGCTACTTTTCGACGGAAAACGACTGGGGGTGGCGCACGTCGGCGACTCCCGTGCCTACCTCTGGCGCGGCGGGGTGCTCTCGCAAATCACCCATGATGACACCTTCGTACAGTCGCTTATTGATGAAGGGCGTATCACCGAAGACGAAGCGTCCCGGCACCCGCAGCGCTCCTTGCTTCTGCGCGCACTCAACGGCGGCGAGAGCGAACCAACTCTGCAAATGCGTGAGGCCAACGTCGGCGACCGCTACCTCGTGTGCTCGGACGGGCTCTGCGGCGTCATCTCCGCCGAGGCCATCGCCGATACCCTGGCCAGTTACGAGACGATCGAAGCCGCCGACCGGCTGATCGAGTTGGCACTGCGCGGCGGTGGACCAGACAACGTGACCGTGATCGTTGCCGACGTGGTTGATGTCGGAAGCGAGATCAACGACGACAGCGGGATCAGCACAGGCGGAATCGACCCACTAGACGCAGACGCCACCGGACCCCTGGGCGGGATAAAGTTCACTAGGCGAATGCCTCGCATTGCCTTGCCCCAGGAACTGAGCGTGAGCGAGCTGGCAGCCCAAGCCGCGGCCGCCCGCCCCGGCGACGCGGGGGCCGAGCCGCTCCCGGGGAGTAGCGGAGGTCCGGCCGGTCCAGACACCGATGATGGCACGGACGCTGATTTGGACGCCGATGGCGATCTGGAGTCCGACCCGGACAGGGAACGCGACGAACGGGACGCGCAACTCGCTGCCAGCGAGCTGCGCGCAAGCCTGATGGGCCCGCCCCCAAGCCGAACCCGCCGGTGGATGCGGCGAGCTGGTTTCGGGCTCGCAATGGTTGTGCTTTTGATCGTGGGCGCTGTACTCGGTATTAAGTGGGTCGGCACCCGATATTTCGTCGCTGACAACGCAGGGCAAGTCACCGTCTTTCGGGGAGTCGACGGATCCGTGTTGGGCGCCGAACTGTCCAGCGCACAAGAAAACTCCTGCCTCGGCCTCGGCGGCGACTGCGTCCCGATTTACACCGCAGACCTCGTACCAGCAGCGCGCGACCAAGTGATCGCCGGGATTAACGCCTCCGACCTACAGGACGCCCGAGCCATTGTGGTCCGACTCAATGGTCAATTGCTCCCGCTCTGCCCCGAACCTGGGGCTCAAGCACTGGGCAGCGGTGCGACCGGAACCAACACACCGAGCAGTACGGCCGCGTCTGGCTCGTCAGGTTCCACCACCCCTGCCGTCGAGAACCCTCCCGTGCCCAGCGGTCTCGGGTTCACCCCAGCAAATGAACCGGGTATGACGGGGACAGGAAACAACTCGGTGCCGGGACCGTCAGCGGCGACCGACTCCGAGTCGGGCTCTGCCGCCAACGGCTCAGCGGGAGGCGACTTTGGAAACACCGGCGGCATCATCATCGGCGCCGGAACCGCGGCTTCTGCGGCGGCGGTGACCGGCGCGAGCTCCACCACACCCTCAGACGCAGCCACCGCAGACGCAGCAGGCGGCGCGGCAGGCACCACTGACTTCACCACTGCGACCACTGCGACCACCGCGACCACCTCGACCACCGCGACCACCGCGACCACCGTCCTCACCCCGACGGTCTCAGGGAGCACCATTTCTGCCCCCGCGGCGGTCCCGGGCGTTTCTTGCCGAGTCGCCCGGTGA
- a CDS encoding FHA domain-containing protein FhaB/FipA, whose product MPAVILQLTRVGFLILLWLFVLAVIRVIRADMRVAAASIVAEPSAKRARRQRNTRPAPAPSGPPRQLVVTAGHLAGTRIALSQNPILIGRADDSTLVLDDDFASTRHARLTLQGQSYWLEDLGSTNGTYVDRTRVSTPVPIPALTPIRIGRTVFELRP is encoded by the coding sequence GTGCCAGCAGTAATACTCCAACTCACCAGGGTGGGATTTCTTATCCTGCTCTGGCTATTTGTGCTGGCCGTGATTCGCGTCATCCGTGCCGACATGCGGGTGGCAGCAGCGTCCATCGTCGCTGAGCCCTCTGCGAAGCGGGCGCGCCGTCAGCGCAACACGCGGCCGGCTCCGGCTCCCTCTGGGCCACCACGACAGCTCGTCGTCACCGCTGGTCATTTGGCCGGCACCAGGATCGCGTTGAGCCAAAACCCCATCTTGATTGGTCGCGCCGACGATTCAACCTTGGTGCTGGATGACGACTTTGCTTCCACCAGACATGCGCGCCTCACACTGCAAGGACAGAGTTACTGGCTCGAAGATCTCGGCTCCACGAACGGCACCTACGTAGACCGAACAAGGGTGAGTACACCGGTACCGATCCCCGCCTTGACGCCGATTCGGATTGGCCGCACCGTCTTCGAGCTACGGCCATGA